The segment TGACGTCACCGGCCTGCCGAAGCTGCTCGACGCGTTCGCCGCGCGCGGCTTCGGTCGCGCGCTGATCGAGAAAATCGCCTACCGCAACTGGATAAGCATGCTGGAAAAGACCATTGGCTAAAGCGGGTCGCCCGGCAGAGTAGCCAGCGACCTGCATTTCGATCGGGCGGGGTTTCGATGATCTCGACAGGACCGTTGTCTCTGAAGTTCAAGCCGCTGAAGATCGCGGGCTTCGAGACCTTCAAGGCCGGCTCTTGAAGCGCCCGACCCCACGAACCGATGTCGCCATCGTCGGTGCCGGCTTTGCCGGCCTGTCAGCCGCGCATGAATTGAGCAGGGCCGGCATCGATTTTACGCTGCTCGAGGCGCGCGGCCGCGTCGGCGGGCGGGTCGAGTCCCAGTTGAACGGGCTTGGCGAGCGGATCGACAGCGGCGCTCAGTTCCTGTGCGAGGACATGCCGGAACTGATGGCCCTGGTGCGGACGCGCGGCAAGATGTTGGTCGAAACCTATGCCAAGGGCGAGCTCGTTGCCCAGCCGCTGACCGGCGCAAAGCAAGCCGAGCGAATCTACCACGCCTCGATGTCGATCCGCGACCGCATGAACGCGATCGCACCGGACGATCTGGCTATCGCCGGCTTGACCGTCGCCGCATGGCTCGAACGCCAGAACGATCCCGGTGAGGCCAAGGCGGCTTTCCGCTCAATGATCGAGGGTCTGTGGTGTCAGGCACTCGAAAAACTGCCGCTTTGGCACCTCATCGACAATGACCGCCGTATCACCAATGAGGTGTCGGAGCTGCAGTATTTCGTACGCGAGACCATGCAGTCCGTGGCGGATGATCTGGCTGGCGATCTCGGCGACCGCCTGCGATTGAACGCGCCGGTCAGAACGATCGAGCGCAGACCGGGAGGCGTTCGTCTCGCGTCGACGGCGGGCTCGATCACGGCTCGAATAGCGCTGATCGCGATGCCGCCGATGATGGCTTCGAAGCTGGACTTTGCGCCGCCGCTGCCGGCTGCCTTGCAAAAGGCCTTCGGCGTCTGGCAAAGCGGCGCGGTGATCAAAATACAGCTGCGCTATGCCACAGCCTTTTGGCGCGCCAAGGGCTTGAGCGGTATGGTAATGTGGCGCGATCCGCCGGCACTTTTTGCTTGTGAAGCCAGCAAGGACGACGGCCACCCTGCGTTGGTCGTCTTCGTCGGCGGGCCGCTTGCCCTCCGCTGGCGGGAACTGGGAGATGCCGCGTTGCGCACCGAGGTTATGGCGCGTCTGCAGCAGGCGCTCGGCACGGATGCAGGCAAGTTCACCGATTTCAGCTATCGCGACTGGACCGATGATCGCTGGAGCGGCGGCGGCTACAGCGATCTCATCATCGATACGGGTGCCACCGAGGCCGAACAAACCATCCTGGCTGGCGCGCCGCCAGTGTATTTCGCATCCTCGGAATTGTCGCCGTCGTTTCCGGGCTATGTCGAAGGCGCAATCGTAGCTGGGCGCATTGCGGCACAAAGGATCCTCTCGGAATTTAATCCGCAGTAATCACAAGCGCGTCATGGTCGCAGGCGAGGCGCCGGAGCCGGCGACCGGATGCCGGCCGGGCCAGAGCGGCGGCGTGATTTGATCCGTGAACATGCGACTGGACGAAAACAGTTCGGCAACGAACTGCCTCGCCCCCTGCATGACCGCCCGCCGAATTCCCGTTTCAAAACTGTTACACGGCCAGTTTGCCTGCGTCGTTCGTCCGTTACAAGCTGCGAGTAGGTTCGTTTTAACAGAAAAAGAAGATCGGCGAAGGGTAGCGCGATGTATACGAAAATCCGGACTGCCTGCAATGAGCGTCGTCTGCAAGCGCCGGAGCGCAACGATCGGCGACCGAAGCTGGCGCTGCGCCAGCGCGCCAACGACCATCCGATGGCGCTGTTCGTGGTGCTGGGCGCCGCCGCGTTCGCCGGCATGGCGTTGGCGCCGACCGTTGGTCCCGCCTTTGCTTCACTGAACCCGCCGGCAAACATCGTCAAGGGCGCGCCGACCACGACCAAGACCGCGCGGCTGCCGATGCCGGAGATCGATTTTGTCTGCAAGGGGCAGGCCTGGGGCGCCGAGAGTGCGGACTGCCTGCGCGTCATTGCCGAGCAATCCGGCATTCACAAGGCTCGCGCGGTCCGCGTGATCGCTAATGCCACGCCGCTGACCGATACGCCGAACGTTTTTTGATGTTCTGAGCGACCCTCCAGCGCTCCACCATGCCTCCATGGCGAAGAAAGGAGCGAAGCGACGCGGCGCAGACCCTGGGATACCGATCTGTGGCGATCCTTCGCGCCCCCCTCTGTCCGGCAGGACAGAGGAGGGCGCTGTCCCGCGGCATCAAAAGTCCTGGCGGCTTTAGCTGCCCAATGCGGCCTGCTCGGCAATGGCCGACAGCACGCCGCGCACGTCCAGCGTGCTGAACGGCTTTTCCAGGATCTGCGGCCGCTGCGGCGCCGGCAATGCCTCGATTTCGGCCTTGGCGCCGATCAGGTCGCCGGTGACCAGAACGAAGCGCCGCGCCAGATCAGGCTTTTCGGCGAGCAGTTCGCGATAGATCGATATGCCGCTGGTGCCGGGCATGCGCAGATCGGAAAACACGATGTCCGGCGGCATATGGCCCGACAGGGTCGCGGCGGCCGAGGCCCAGGCCGGCACTATCCGCGACTTGATGCCCATCAACTCCAAAATGTCGGACAGCGACGCGGCGACATCCGGCTCGTCGTCGATGATCAGCGCATGGCGCAATCCGCTCGATCGCGACGGGCTTTCGCCGGCGGCGGCCGCGCCGCCGGAGATCGCCGGCAACTGGACGACGAAACGGGCGCCTCTCGGCTGAACTTCCTCGAACCAGACATTGCCATTGTGCCGTTCGATGATCGATTTCGAGATCGACAGGCCGATGCCAGTGCCGACGCCGACCGGCTTGGTGGTGAAATACGATTCGAAAATGCGAGGGCGTAT is part of the Mesorhizobium sp. L-2-11 genome and harbors:
- a CDS encoding flavin monoamine oxidase family protein translates to MKRPTPRTDVAIVGAGFAGLSAAHELSRAGIDFTLLEARGRVGGRVESQLNGLGERIDSGAQFLCEDMPELMALVRTRGKMLVETYAKGELVAQPLTGAKQAERIYHASMSIRDRMNAIAPDDLAIAGLTVAAWLERQNDPGEAKAAFRSMIEGLWCQALEKLPLWHLIDNDRRITNEVSELQYFVRETMQSVADDLAGDLGDRLRLNAPVRTIERRPGGVRLASTAGSITARIALIAMPPMMASKLDFAPPLPAALQKAFGVWQSGAVIKIQLRYATAFWRAKGLSGMVMWRDPPALFACEASKDDGHPALVVFVGGPLALRWRELGDAALRTEVMARLQQALGTDAGKFTDFSYRDWTDDRWSGGGYSDLIIDTGATEAEQTILAGAPPVYFASSELSPSFPGYVEGAIVAGRIAAQRILSEFNPQ